Below is a window of Bacteroidales bacterium DNA.
ATCCGTGTTCTATATTTTAATTTTAACCTCATCTATTTTATACTTCTTTTCACAATAATGACATCTGACCTGTAACGGTTTTTCATCTGTCACCTTAAATTTTGTTTTTGTCTTTTCGGAATTCGTAATGCATTTTGGATTTGGACATAAGATCAATCCTTCAATTGATTCCGGGATTTCTGCTGTCGCTTTTCTGATAACATCAAATTCCTTGATTATCGTAAAAGTAGCGGAAGATGCTATGAGTGCGATACTGTTGATCTCTTCTTGTGAAAGTTCTCTGTTTTCTATCTTAATATTTTACTGTGCAGAGAAAGTCCTATCATTACTATGTTTTCACCTGAAATATTAATGAGATCGGCAACTTGCATACCTTTTCCAGCAGGAATATGATCGATAACCGTTCCGTTTTTTATCGCATCAACTTTCAATTGTTTCATTTTACACCTCCCAAAAGGATAGCAATAATTGCTTGACGCATATAAACTCCGTTTTTTGCCTGCGGAAAATAATATGCAAATTCGGTATCATCCACATCGGTGGAAATTTCACCGACTCGCGGCAACGGATGCATTACTTTGAAATTCTTTTTTACACCTTCCAGCATCGATCTTTCCAATATGTAAGAACCTTTCACTTTCTCGTAATCTTCCGGATCGGCAAAGCGTTCCTTCTGAATTCTGGTAACATACAAAATATCCAATTCAAGGATCTTCTCATC
It encodes the following:
- a CDS encoding aspartate carbamoyltransferase regulatory subunit, whose translation is MKQLKVDAIKNGTVIDHIPAGKGMQVADLINISGENIVMIGLSLHSKILR